A part of Candidatus Binatia bacterium genomic DNA contains:
- a CDS encoding HAMP domain-containing sensor histidine kinase produces the protein MKLAARLSALYAALLGVTVLIVILASSIALVVELWQFSGDVMVAKHEEARILVDQYRREGMTLKQAAPEIVNALSGIGLRVTVYDLKGRYLAGDKTLRPKPLAGVVAAGGMQHFIPTYHASPHGTVRLYSYRGPFPPMPPDPTRLEPLSLTYVEGGYVGFAPSFPLLLVSLAPYWRIVLTIAIAAIFLSWFVGRLFAQQSLRPINEVSDSLRALADGDYTQRRFVMAGGDEVASLTAAFNDAVASVATAMDHRRHAEERMRQFAADASHELRTPLTVIAGYIDVLRRGAIEEPRIARQILATMALEKEHMRGLIDRLMRLARLDSEAPPRIDQVNVPELLRSQCDAAKRLDERRTIDYSVDGVETIAADPGELAEAVWNVIENALKYAPDAPIHLRATRTNGHSTITVRDEGPGMSESERLHAFERFYRGDQRGEIAGTGLGLAIAKRAVERAGGEITIDSALGQGTAVTITI, from the coding sequence GTGAAACTTGCGGCTCGGCTGTCGGCCCTTTACGCGGCGTTGCTCGGCGTAACGGTGCTGATCGTCATTCTGGCATCGTCGATCGCACTCGTCGTCGAGCTTTGGCAGTTCTCCGGCGACGTGATGGTCGCCAAGCACGAAGAAGCGCGCATCCTCGTCGATCAGTATCGCCGTGAGGGCATGACGCTAAAGCAGGCGGCGCCCGAGATCGTCAACGCGCTCAGCGGCATCGGCCTCCGCGTCACCGTCTACGACTTGAAAGGGCGCTATCTCGCAGGCGACAAGACGCTGCGGCCAAAACCGTTAGCCGGCGTGGTCGCGGCGGGCGGAATGCAGCACTTCATTCCCACCTACCACGCATCGCCGCACGGCACGGTGCGGCTCTACAGTTATCGCGGCCCGTTCCCGCCGATGCCGCCCGACCCGACGCGGCTCGAGCCGCTCTCGTTGACCTACGTGGAAGGCGGATACGTCGGCTTCGCTCCGTCCTTCCCGCTGCTGCTCGTCTCACTCGCGCCCTATTGGCGTATCGTGCTGACGATCGCGATCGCGGCGATCTTCCTCTCGTGGTTCGTCGGAAGGCTCTTCGCGCAGCAATCGCTGCGCCCGATCAACGAGGTGAGCGATTCGCTGCGCGCGCTTGCCGACGGCGACTACACGCAGCGGCGCTTCGTCATGGCAGGCGGTGATGAAGTCGCCTCGCTGACGGCGGCGTTTAACGACGCGGTCGCCAGCGTCGCCACGGCGATGGATCACCGGCGCCACGCCGAGGAGCGCATGCGTCAGTTCGCCGCGGACGCGTCGCACGAGCTGCGCACGCCGCTGACGGTCATCGCGGGGTATATTGACGTGCTGCGGCGCGGCGCGATCGAAGAGCCGCGCATCGCGCGGCAGATTCTCGCCACGATGGCGCTCGAGAAAGAGCACATGCGCGGCCTCATCGATCGGCTGATGCGGCTCGCGCGCCTCGACTCCGAGGCTCCGCCGCGGATCGACCAGGTGAACGTTCCGGAGCTCCTGCGCAGCCAGTGCGACGCCGCGAAACGCCTCGACGAACGGCGCACGATCGACTACAGCGTCGATGGCGTCGAAACGATCGCCGCAGACCCGGGCGAGTTGGCTGAAGCGGTCTGGAACGTCATCGAGAACGCCCTCAAGTACGCGCCGGACGCCCCGATTCATCTTCGAGCGACGCGGACGAACGGCCACTCGACGATCACCGTGCGCGACGAAGGTCCTGGAATGTCGGAGTCAGAGCGCCTGCATGCTTTCGAGCGGTTCTACCGCGGCGATCAGCGCGGCGAGATTGCCGGCACCGGCCTTGGGTTGGCGATCGCCAAGCGCGCCGTCGAGCGCGCCGGGGGTGAGATCACGATAGATAGCGCGCTCGGCCAGGGCACCGC